A genomic segment from Centroberyx gerrardi isolate f3 chromosome 22, fCenGer3.hap1.cur.20231027, whole genome shotgun sequence encodes:
- the apodb gene encoding apolipoprotein Db yields MCPVFLLVLLLPLVSAQTYHWGPCPTPKVQPSFNLQQYLGRWYEIEKLPASFERGKCIEANYGIRSDGTIQVLNSQFYKDKVRTAEGTAVVEDPREAAKLGVSFSYFTPYSPYWILTTDYSSLSVVYSCHDILRLFHVEYAWILGRSRFLPPQTVQYAKTLLVNEGIDLFGMRATDQTGCKDN; encoded by the exons ATGTGTCCCGTCTTCCTGCTCGTCCTGCTCCTCCCTCTGGTCTCGGCTCAGACCTACCACTGGGGTCCCTGCCCCACCCCCAAGGTCCAGCCCAGCTTCAACCTGCagcag TACCTGGGGAGGTGGTATGAGATCGAGAAGCTTCCCGCCTCCTTCGAGAGAGGGAAGTGCATCGAGGCGAACTACGGCATCAGGAGCGACGGGACCATCCAGGTGCTCAACTCCCAGTTCTA taAGGACAAGGTGAGGACAGCAGAGGGAACAGCAGTGGTTGAAGACCCAAGAGAAGCAGCCAAACTGGGAGTCAGCTTCTCCTACT tcACTCCCTACAGTCCCTACTGGATTCTGACCACTGACTACTCCAGCCTGTCCGTTGTGTATTCCTGTCACGACATCCTCCGCCTGTTCCACGTCGAGTACGCCTGGATCCTGGGCCGCTCCCGCTTCCTGCCCCCCCAGACGGTTCAGTACGCCAAGACGCTGCTGGTCAACGAGGGCATCGACCTGTTCGGGATGAGGGCCACCGACCAGACCGGCTGCAAGGACAACTAG